A region of Chloroflexota bacterium DNA encodes the following proteins:
- a CDS encoding NADH:ubiquinone oxidoreductase, producing the protein MPAKPKIAFFDFASCEGCQLTVVDSLQTHVELLDAVEIVQFREAMTERGEDYQIAFVEGSCTRQQDEERLLKIREQAAVVIALGACAHMGGVNALRNRQAVAQASAYVYGNDVETPKAYAARPASEVITVDYFIPGCPIDQNEFIAAVKALLQGRAPQLPDYPVCVECKLRENACVMLQGKACLGSVTRAGCDAICTALGVGCEGCRGLIPNPNLEGLAIAMSENNIPFAESEAKQQLFLTYQLMDV; encoded by the coding sequence ATGCCCGCAAAACCGAAAATAGCCTTCTTTGATTTCGCCAGTTGCGAGGGCTGCCAGCTAACCGTGGTCGATTCGTTGCAAACGCATGTCGAATTGCTCGACGCGGTTGAGATCGTCCAGTTCCGCGAAGCCATGACCGAGCGCGGCGAAGATTATCAAATTGCCTTCGTAGAAGGCAGTTGTACCCGCCAACAAGATGAAGAACGCTTGTTAAAAATCCGGGAACAAGCCGCTGTGGTGATTGCCCTGGGAGCCTGCGCCCACATGGGTGGCGTGAACGCCTTGCGTAACCGCCAGGCCGTGGCCCAGGCCAGCGCCTATGTCTATGGCAACGATGTCGAAACGCCAAAAGCCTATGCCGCACGCCCGGCCAGCGAAGTCATCACCGTCGATTATTTCATCCCCGGCTGTCCGATTGACCAAAACGAATTTATCGCCGCGGTCAAAGCCCTGTTGCAGGGACGCGCCCCACAATTGCCCGACTATCCCGTGTGTGTGGAGTGCAAGCTGCGCGAGAATGCCTGTGTGATGCTCCAGGGCAAAGCCTGCCTGGGTTCTGTCACCCGCGCCGGTTGCGATGCCATCTGCACCGCCCTGGGTGTGGGCTGCGAAGGCTGCCGTGGCCTGATCCCCAACCCCAACCTGGAAGGCCTCGCCATCGCCATGAGCGAAAATAATATCCCCTTCGCCGAATCCGAAGCCAAACAGCAGCTTTTCCTCACCTATCAACTGATGGACGTGTAA